ATAAAAACCAGCCCTCTGTATCCCAAATGAACGATAGAGAATGAGGAGGATTAAATTCCGTCACTTTACATGGAGATGGACCGAATGGGGATTGTAGATGAAACTCTGCTCCCACTTCCGGTTTGAAATCATTTGGCATAAACCATGCAGAAATAGCCTCTGCAGATGAGACCTGCTCCCATACCTTTTGTATTGGTGCGTTAATGACAACTGTTTGCTTAATATCTTGTAATGTATTTTCCAATGATTTCTCCCACTTTCACACTTTAATATAAAACCATTTGGTTTCACTTCCTGAATTATATAAAACCATTTGGTTTCATGTCAATAAAAATTTTCTCATTTACTTTTCCCGTTACCTCCATTTTAAATACAAAATGACACTTCTCACTAAGGAAGTGTCAAAATGTTAAATCCTATGACTATGTTCTAAGTAAATCGTTTTCTTATCATAATAACGAGCTAAAAAACTGCCGGTTAAGGAAGCGAGGATTTGCTGGAATAGCATACCTACAACTACGGGCACCGCAACAGCCGGGGAAAAATAGGTAACAGCAATAACAGCCCCAGCACTTATATTTCTCATTCCACCAGAAAAAGCTAAAGAAACGACCGTGTCTCGATCACCTTTGATTAATTTACCGATTAAAAATGAAAATAGATATCCAGTTAATGCAATAAAAAAGACCACTACTATTATAATAATTAGTTTTAGATTTATATTTTTTAAATAAGGAGCAATGACTGCGCCATTTAGCATGACAACAATGCCAAGGCAGATTTTTGAAAAAGGCGCCAATGTATTACTTAACTTTTTCGTAAAGTTCCCTTTTGAACTCTGATTTAACCACATTCCAAGAAGCGAAGGCAGCACAATCATTCCAACTAACCCCTGCATAATACTCATAAAGTCCATTTCAATTTTCTCACCTATTAAGAAAGACAGACAATACGGAACAATGAGCGGGGAAAGAATGGTATCGATAAGTATAATGGATAAGGTCAACGGGATATTTCCTCTATAAATCGAAACCCAAATAAAACTGGTTATTCCAGTAGGAATCGCCATTCCTAACACAATGCCTGTAATCGTAAAAATATCCTCTTGAAACGTTATATGACCGACACCCCAGGCCCATACTGGCATGAGGATATGCAGTAACACCATCGCTGCAAATATTGGAAGCGGATGCTTTACAACATCTGATAAAGATTTGAAATTCGAGTTCAAACTTCCTGCAAATGTCATAAACGCAAATATCCAAGGGATTAAATATGAAAAGTCTGTAATATAGGTAGAAAGTAAAACTCCCAATACTACACTTGTGGGTGTAATCAAAGGCATGATTTTTTCTAGTTGTTTATTTATCTTCTGCAGCATGTTGCTTCTCTCCAAGCTTATTTTCTATATTCCTTCCAAGCCGTAAGACCACCTTCTAAGACTTCGACTTGATAGCCGAGACCGTCAAGAATAGCGGCACATCTCGTAGCGGAATTTCCAGTCGTGCAGGTAACAACCAATCGTTGTTCCTTCGATATTTGAGCTAACCCATTCCCTTCTTCAAGATTGAAAATTACCGTTTTTGGGATGTTAAGACTCAAAACCTGTGAATCTTCAATATGGTAATCATTATACTTTTCTCTTGCCCGAACATCTAGAAGAAGTACTTTTTCTTCTCCTCGTATTCTTTCAAGAAGTTCTTTTGGACTAATTTTTTTCAATGCCAACACCTCCATACAAAAGAATATCACATTTTTTATATTTCGGTATTCGAAATTATTTATAGATTTTAGATGTTTTCTGTACCTAAATACTTCTCAAGTCTTAGAAATAAATAAATCTCAGGTTCATTGGTAGTTTTTGAGAAATCCCTTATGATTAAGCTATAGAAGGGAAGTGATTTAAGATGAAGAGAATAGTGGTTCTCCTATTAATTATCACGGGGTTATATTTTGTTTTTCATCAGACATTCCAGTTTGATGGTTTTGCTTTTGGAGGAAGTAAAGATGGCAGGGCTGCGTTATCAAAGACAATTGACACCATTGAGATAAATGTGGGCAGTGTTCGGACTAAGATTATTCCTGAAGACCGAAATGATGTAGAAGCGGTGTTAACTGGCAAAGGCTCGCTAATCGTTAAAGAAACAGGCAATAAGATAGTAGTGGAAACGAAAAGGAAAATGTTCAATTGGTTCTCTTTTTCAGAAAAAAGACAGCTAAAAATCTATATTCCTGAAGACTATAACAGTAATATGAACATTCAAATTGGATCAGGCAGCTTGGATTTCTCCGGCGAATCAATGAAATTAAACAAACTTTCTTTGGATATTGGTTCTGGGAATGTTCATCTTGGTCATTTAGAAGTAGATGAATTTACACATGATGTTTCCTCTGGCAATGTTAAAATAGACACTTTAACCACAAAGAAAGGTACCTTTGACCTTAGTTCTGGTAATTTAGATATTGAACACTATACTGGTGCCATACAAGCAGATGTTTCATCTGGGAGGTTTGCAGTGCAAATGGATCAACTTAACGATTCAATTGATATTGACCTTAGCTCAGGAGATGTAAAACTCGATTTGCCTGATCATGCAGATTTCAATCTAAATGGCAA
This genomic stretch from Neobacillus niacini harbors:
- a CDS encoding SRPBCC family protein; translated protein: MENTLQDIKQTVVINAPIQKVWEQVSSAEAISAWFMPNDFKPEVGAEFHLQSPFGPSPCKVTEFNPPHSLSFIWDTEGWFLSFSLKDLGDKTEFTLIHGGWPQSDAIIGKANQKASDIRNHMAQGWAGIVQKLRTLLES
- a CDS encoding bile acid:sodium symporter family protein, whose translation is MLQKINKQLEKIMPLITPTSVVLGVLLSTYITDFSYLIPWIFAFMTFAGSLNSNFKSLSDVVKHPLPIFAAMVLLHILMPVWAWGVGHITFQEDIFTITGIVLGMAIPTGITSFIWVSIYRGNIPLTLSIILIDTILSPLIVPYCLSFLIGEKIEMDFMSIMQGLVGMIVLPSLLGMWLNQSSKGNFTKKLSNTLAPFSKICLGIVVMLNGAVIAPYLKNINLKLIIIIVVVFFIALTGYLFSFLIGKLIKGDRDTVVSLAFSGGMRNISAGAVIAVTYFSPAVAVPVVVGMLFQQILASLTGSFLARYYDKKTIYLEHSHRI
- a CDS encoding rhodanese-like domain-containing protein codes for the protein MLALKKISPKELLERIRGEEKVLLLDVRAREKYNDYHIEDSQVLSLNIPKTVIFNLEEGNGLAQISKEQRLVVTCTTGNSATRCAAILDGLGYQVEVLEGGLTAWKEYRK
- a CDS encoding DUF4097 domain-containing protein → MKRIVVLLLIITGLYFVFHQTFQFDGFAFGGSKDGRAALSKTIDTIEINVGSVRTKIIPEDRNDVEAVLTGKGSLIVKETGNKIVVETKRKMFNWFSFSEKRQLKIYIPEDYNSNMNIQIGSGSLDFSGESMKLNKLSLDIGSGNVHLGHLEVDEFTHDVSSGNVKIDTLTTKKGTFDLSSGNLDIEHYTGAIQADVSSGRFAVQMDQLNDSIDIDLSSGDVKLDLPDHADFNLNGKVSSGNISSDFPLTRSGKDTKRIQGIHGSGKNKINVSVSSGHVHLF